One genomic window of Indicator indicator isolate 239-I01 chromosome 11, UM_Iind_1.1, whole genome shotgun sequence includes the following:
- the FAM237B gene encoding protein FAM237B, producing the protein MEFVWRQRWCLQLGCVLLLTGVCANLDYLKEIPASLGQIDHQCWEVSSHGLVEMKKLKVADMVVDLWDFMMFLKESPKPKHNELFNDLAQNFWDMYIDCVLSRSHGMGRRQLMAPRYSSPYSHRSLEGSAFTNPF; encoded by the exons ATGGAGTTCGTATGGAGACAGAGGTGGTGTCTCCAGctgggctgtgtgctgctgctgactggGGTCTGTGCCAACCTAGACTACCTAAAAGAAatcccagccagcctggggcagaTTGACCATCAGTGCTGGGAGGTGTCATCACATGGGCTGGTGGAGATGAAGAAACTCAAGGTAGCAGACATGGTGGTGGATCTCTGGGACTTCATGATGTTCCTGAAGGAATCCCCCAAGCCCAAGCACAACGAACTCTTCAATGACTTAGCCCAGAACTTCTGGGACATGTACATAGACTGTGTGCTCTCAAGGTCCCATGGAATGGGCAGAAGACAGCTAATGGCTCCCAGATATTCTTCCCCATACTCACACAGAAGTCTGGAAG GCTCTGCTTTCACCAATCCCTTTTAA